Below is a window of bacterium DNA.
TGATCAAATTCTTAGAAAAGCAGGCCACAAAACTGGAATAATTGGAACAATCAATTATCAAATAGGCGACAGAATCATACCTGCTGTAAATACTACGCCAGGCCCAATTCAATTAAGAGCATTGCTCAATCAGATGTTAGAGGTAAACACAGAGATTGCCGTAATGGAGGTTTCCTCTCATGCAATTGCCCAAAGAAGGATAGCAGGAATTGAATTTGACACCTGTATTTTTACTAATCTAACACCTGAACATTTAGACTATCATGAAACATTAGGGAAATATCAAGACACAAAGCTTCAGCTCTTTGAACAAATGGGGAAGAATAGTAAAAAGAATACTGCTAAAAAAGCCATCATAAATATAGATGATCCTGTAAGCAGACGATTTATTGATGCGTGTGGAGTTGAAGTTGTCACCTATGGATTAAATACAAATGCATCTGTGTATGCAACGGATATAAAATCAACACTTAATGGTTCATGTTTTAGACTTCATGTTTCTCTGGATAAAAGCATAGATGTAAAAATTAATCTTGCAGGTAAACACAACATCTATAATGCACTTGCAGCCACAAGTGCCGCGTTAACTTTTGGTCTGTCTCTTAATGAGATTAAATCCGGACTGGAAAGCTTAAAATCAGTTCCCGGTAGGTTTGAAAAAATAACCACAGATGCAGGTTTTTACATTATTGTTGACTATGCCCATACTCCAGACGGCATGAAACAAGTTCTTAGTACTGCAAGAGACTTAACACCCAACAGAATAATAACAGTGTTTGGATGCGGAGGAGACAGAGACAGGTTGAAACGACCGCAAATGGGAAGGATCTCTTCAGAACTAAGTGACTATACTATCATTACCTCTGATAATCCAAGAACTGAAGATCCAATGAAGATTATTGAAGAAATTATTCAAGGCATTAAAGGCACTGGCAGGTCTGACTTTGAGACTATACCGGACAGAAAAATCGCTATTAAGAGAGCTATCAATCTTGCTAAAGAGAATGACCTTGTAATGATTCTGGGTAAAGGGCATGAGACCTATCAGGTATTAAAAGACACAGTTGTCCCCTTTGATGACAGGCAGGTTGCGAAAGAGATATTGGGTTTCGTATAGGTTTTTATGCGGGGCTATGATATAATTTAAGACTAAGGAATCGGCAACAATAAAGCACAATCAGGGTATTAGAGTATGAAAAAAATCGTGAGCGAAGACAAGCCTGAATTTCTAAGAAAATATTTTTGGGATATTGATTTTGATAAGATTAATCTTGAAAATCGCAAGATATATGTTCTAAAGCGTATTTTGGAATATGGCGATGAGAATGCTGTTGATTGGATGTGGAAGAATTTTAAAAAAAGAGATATAAAAGATACATTAGCTAATTTTCGCGGATATTCTTTAAAAACTGCTAATTTTTGGGCTTTGATTTTAGATATACCAAGAAAGGATGTATTATGTTTGAAGAAACATTCGTCAAAGGAGCCAAGAACATTCTGGCCTTATTAGGTCGTTCAGGTATTTTACAAGAGACCTATTTGGCAGGCGGCACTGCAGCAGCTCTCCAAAGTGAAAGAGTTTTTTGAGGAAGAAATAAAAAAGACAGTTCCATAGCAGACTTTTGATAACAGAAAAATTGTGAAAGAAATTCTATTGTAGGGGCACAATATTTTGTGCCCTTTTTTTATGTCATTGCGAGGAGCAAAGCGACGTGGCAATCTCTTTCGTTTTTCTAAAGACAATTAAGCTCTTTTATATGTATCGAATTATTGCATAATCTTCAAAGTATGATATTCTGAAGAATAGAAACAGTTTAATACGAAGTTCGTATATTGGTTGTTAGATAAGAAATAATAAAAAGAAATATTATCCATATGAAACTTACACCACATACTATAAGTATAAATGGCTACAAGAACATACAAGAATCGTGCCCACTGAATACATTTAGGGTCTACGATCCTGGACAGATTCCACCAATATTACCAAGTGAACTAGTTAATAAATCTATCAAAGTGATAGTTGCAGCCTCTGGAGATATTCATAATGCTGTTTATATGGTAAATTGCTTAAGAGTTGATCAAAAAGATTTTGCAATTGATCAGCAACCTCTCATTATTGCATATAGTGATAGAAATCTAACTGCTGGAATTATTCAACATGGGGATTGGTCTGGACGAACAATATACCCTCCACCCAGTTTTTTTAATGCAATAACAAGTAGTGGAATTATGCAATACTATCCTTATGTAGGAATCCCGAATAAAAGCCAAGGTGCCTTTGACGAATTAACACCAGATTCTCATAGAGAAGCATTTTGGAGCGGGGTTAGAATGATAAAATAAAGACTGCGAAGATATTTATTATGTCCAAGGAATACACTCTAAAAAAATATCTCTCTATTTGCTGGAATTATGTTTGGGGTTTTTTCAGAAAGATATTTAGAGGACAAGTAGTCGAAAAAAAGCCAATTACCCATGTCCTAGAACCTAAAATAGAAAATCCTATTGATTCTGTTGAAGAATCAAAGTCAGGAAAAGCTGCTGTAAAGCCCGAGACAGAAAAACTGGTAGAGTCTACCGTATCCCCAAATGTTATCTTTCCAGTAGAATCAACATTGTATATTGGGAATGACCATTGGAAACTGCTTTTGTCTTTTCTCAGTACGGCTACAAAAAGCATAAGAATTATTACGGGAAGTATAGCTTACGATGCATTATCCTTAATACTTTCACATGTCCAAAATGGAGTTTCAATTAAGATTGCTACGGGAAGAATGAAGGATTATGAAGAGATATCTCAACGTATTGGTGTAAAAAGCATAAAAAGCTTTAAGAGATTACATGCAAAATTGTGCGTAGTAGATGGGAAAAGGATGTTAATAGGTTCCTCAAATATTACAAAGGGATCTCTGGGAGACGATCAAGGAAGATATGGTTCTCTGGAAGCAAATATAATTGTTGATGATTCAAGTATTGTAGAGAGTGGTAAGCACTTATTTAATATCATTTGGAATAGAAAGAGCGATATTGACCTTTTAAAAATAGATAACGGATTTATATCAAGTGCATACGGTATTCCATTTAAAATCAAAGAACTTATTCAACGGGCTAAAAAAGAAATTGTTATTATCATTCCTCCATTATTCGGGAAATCTACTTCAAGATATAAGTCTATCCCAAAATATATTAAAGATTTAAATCCTGACGTAAAGATAAAGATAATTACTTCACACAGAATAAATGAGTATTATGAAGATGCTTTTAACGAGATAAAGACATTTGATAACACGAAAATAATCTTGGCAGAGAATAGAATCCATGCCAAAATTTATATTTTTGATTGGCAAACTGCAATAATATCATCGGTAAATTTAGAGTATCCTCAATGGGTATCATCTTTGGAATCTGGGATTATAACTGCAAATAACGAAATTTTGGAGATAGTTAAAAGAAAAGCACACGAACTCGAATCAAATATTGCTTCTTTAGAAATGGTTAAGAATTTAGAAGAGGATGACGAATCCACGCACGGTGAATCACTTGAAAAAATGGAGTTTTGTTTTGAAACAGAGGGAAAAGGAATAATCCCTGAGTTGATTATAGATGAAGGAGTTGATGATGAGAAAGTTAAAGGAAGATTAACTTCAATAGCTGGCAAAAGGTCAGTTCAGGAACCAACAAAAAATACTTCCGATAGTAAAAATGGACATATGAAATTATCCAAAGGTAAAAAAACGAACTTGATACAGGCTGCAACAGAAGGCGATACTGAGAGAGTGAAAGTTTTATTAGAAAAATGCTACTTTGATCCCAAGACACAATCTTTCAAAGGATTTGATGTGAATAAAAAAGATAAAGATAGTAATACTGCTTTAATATGGGCAGCACGAGAAGGACATATTGAAACAGTAAAAGCATTATTGACCCATGGAAGTATGCTGTCTTATGCCAAAAGAAAAAAAAGGAGAAAAAAGAATCCAACTTTAATCAATCTAGATATAAGAAATAAATTTGACAAAACAGCTTTGATATATGCGAGCGAAAAAGGTTACGATGAAATAGTCCAACTGCTCAAACAAGCCGAATCTGTTGACCAAAGAGAATGGTTTTATGCTAAGAAGGAAAACCATAGTGTTAGTAAAAAGGAGAAAAAAGGCAGAACATCTTTAATGGGAGCCACACGTGGAAATAACATCAAAACTGTAAAATTTTTATTGGATAAAGATGTTGATGTTAATGAAACAGATAAATCGGGATGGACAGCTTTAATATATGCGGCGTGGGAAGGACACACGCAAATTGCAAAAGTATTAATAGATAGACATGCTGATGTGAATAAAAGAGATGAGACTAGAAAAACAGCTCTAATATGGGCAACAATTAAAGGAAATCTTGAAATTGTGGAAATCTTAATAAATAATGGTGCTCATGTAAACATAAGAGATATATACGGGAATACACCTTTAATGAAGAGCAGTAATATGAAAATAACACAACTACTCAAGCAAGCGGGAGCTAAAGAATAAAAAAACAGGATGAATAACGAAAATATAGTTAAAAATAAAACAATTCAAATATCATGCCCGTCCAAGCATCTTGAGGAAATAATACTACCGTTTTTAAAAGGCAATGTTTTCCATGTAACCACACTAGAAAGTTTTGAAGGGATAAAGAAGGAAAATAAGATTGTAAATAACAAAGATAAATCATTTTCTTTTTCTTATCCACAATCAGAAAATAGTCATGGAAGAAAACAAGGATGGATTTGTTTGTTTGATCTTCGAACAGTAACCAATGAACAAATTGATGAATCTTTGCTTAGGTATTACTTTCTCAATCCTGTTAGTGCAAGCGATAGTCCTATCTTTCTCATTCTATCAAAAGAGTTATATCCAGAACTTATTCCATATACGTATGCTCAAAAACAGCAAGCACAAGACATGTGGATACCTTATGTCGAATGTTGGTATCCTCAAGATATTTTATTGAAAAACATAAAGCGAATTATTGAATTGGAAGTTCGAAGAGAAAAATTGCAATCTAACTAAAGACTGTAATAAGTCAGGGAAATAAACATGATCGTTCCGGTAATTATGCTGGTAGTCTTAGGTTTATTTATTCGTATCGTTTGGGAAGCTTGCTTTCAAGGTAGAGGGACATGTTTAAATTGTAAACGAAGTGATGTCATTATTCGTTGGAAAGTAGGCAAGGAAAAATTTTGCAATAAAAGGTGCATGTCTGAATACTTTAGATGTCAGGTTTGTGGCAGACCTTCAAGATATCAGACTGAAAGCGGGAATTTCTGTAGTAAGAATTGCCAAAAAAAATTCTTATGTAGCATTTTAGAAGACGATACTTAATTCTTAAAAAGCTGATAAGAATCCAACAAAAGACGAGATTGCTTCAGGATTTCATCCTTCGCAATGACACCCTCTAGTTTCGCATGAGGCGAAACTATCCCCCTTTGAAGGGGGCTTTCGGGGGATGTTAGAAAAGACATTTATTAAATTCCCGAAATGTAGTAGATTGTCAGTATGGAATTGTTATATGTAAACGAAGTCATAAAAGCTACCAAAGGCCAGCTTGTCAAGGGCGATCAAAGTTTCCTCGTTAAAGGCATATCAATAGACTCCCGCAGTATAAAAAAAAGTGACTTATTTATTGCAATTAAGGGAGATAATTTCGATGGCCACGATTTTATCGGTAATGCCATAAAAAGTGGCGCATCAGGAGTTATTCTTTCCAGCCTAGATTCTTCTCTCAAAACTTTATCCTCTGCTTTTATTATTAAAGTAAGCAATACTCTTAAAGCCATCCAGAATTTAGCAAAGTATTATAGGGGGAAATTTGATATCCCGATTATTGGTATTACAGGCAGTAACGGCAAAACCACTGTTAAGGATATGACAGAGGGCATACTCTCTCAGAAGCTTAGAATAACAGGGACAATAGGTAACTATAATAATCAAATCGGAGTTCCGCTTATGGCGTTTAGACTATCAAAAGATACGAGAGCCGGTATCTTTGAGATGGGGATAAGTTCGTATAAGGAAATGGAAAATCTTGGAGATATTATTCGTCCTGATATTGCAGTTATAACGAATATAAACATAGCTCATATGCAGTATTTTAAGACAATTAGAAATCTTGTAAATGCAAAATCAAAACTGCTGGACTTTGTTACTAAAGAAGGCACTGCGATCTTAAATGCGGATGATAAATATTTTAGCTTTCTTAAATCCAGTGCAAAATGCAGGGTTATATCGTTTGGCATAAAGAATAAGGCTGATATTATGGCTGAGGATATTAGTTTATTGCCTGCAAGCACAAAATTTCTTTTAAATGGCGCTGTTAAAATAACTCTGCCTATACCTGGAATTCATAATGTGTATAATGCATTGGCTGCTGCTGGTGTTTTTTTGCAGTTTTCTAAAGATTTAAATCTTGTAAGAGATGGCTTGCGGAACTTCAAACCTCCTGAGATGAGAATGCAAATGATAAAGATAAAAGATCTTGCTATAATAAACGACGCATATAACGCAAACCCAGCTTCAACCAGAGCGGCTTTAGAAGTGCTCAGAAATATTAATTCAAATCCCAACGGGACAAGATATAGAAAAGTTTTTATTTTTGGTAATATGTTTGAGCTTGGCGACCGCAAGGTATCAGAACATAAGAAGATTGGAAAACTTGTTGCGGAATCTCAAATAGACACATTTATAACTGTTGGAGAACTTGCTGGATTATCAGCTGCTGCAGCAAAAGAGAGCGGGCTCAATGAAAACAAGATATTCTCGTTCAAAAACACAGAGGAGGTTGGAGAAAAATTATTGAGCATACTGCAAAGTAATGATACTCTGTTGTTAAAAGGTTCAAGAGCAATGCGTCTTGAAAACATACTTAAAATACTAAAGGATTCGTAATGTTTTATCATCTTTTTTATTCACTCAGCAATGTATGGAGCGGGTTTAATGTTTTTAAGTATATTACATTTCGCGCAGGAGGCGCAGCTGCAACTGCGCTTCTGTTGAGTATATTTCTTGGGCCATGGGTAATAAGAAAATTGCAGGAGTTGAACATTGGACAATATATCAGAAAAGGGGAATGTCCTGACCTGTTTACCCTCCATCAAAAGAAACAAGGCACTCCCACCATGGGCGGGGTTTTAATACTTCTGGTTTTATTGATTTCTACATTATTATGGGCTGATTTCACAAACAGATACATAATGCTTGTTTTACTCATAACTCTATGCATGGGTGGAGTTGGCTTTATTGATGACTATCTAAAAATACATAAAAAGAATGCCAAAGGACTCAAGATAGGCGCAAAATTATTAGGCCAGCTCATTATTGCTGGTTTTATAGGTTTCTATCTTTATTATAATCCGGTAAGTTCTAAGTTTGCCACAAAGCTTGGAGTTCCACTTTTTAAAAATTTCTTTATTGATTTAGGCTATTTCTATATTCCATTTGTTATGCTGGTTATTGTTGGGGCTTCAAATGCGGTTAATTTTACAGACGGGCTTGACGGCTTGGCTATTGGATGCGCAATGATAGTTTCTATTACGTTCATTATAGTAACATATTTATGCGGACATGTTGGATTCAGTAAATACCTGAATATCATAAACGTTGTCGGGAGCGGAGAGCTTGCTGTGTTCTGCAGCGCTCTGGTAGGAGCAAGCCTAGGTTTTCTCTGGTTCAATTGCTATCCTGCAGAGATATTCATGGGGGATACAGGCTCCCTTGCAATAGGCGGAGCGCTTGGTTTTGTATCTGTGATTGTAAAACAGGAGATATTACTGGTAATAGCCGGCGGTATTTTTGTTATGGAGGCTATATCTGTTATTATTCAGATTGTTTCATTTCGTATAACAGGGAAAAGAGTGTTTTTAATAGCTCCACTGCATCATCATTTTGAAAAAATGGGTTGGGATGAACCAAAGGTTACAATTAGATTCTGGATAGTATCTATAATTTTTGCTCTTATAAGTCTTGCAACCCTGAAGTTAAGATAATGTCAGAACTTACTCCAATGCTCAGGCAGTATCTAGGCATAAAAAAGAACAATAAAAATACTATCCTTTTCTTCAGGTTAGGGGATTTTTATGAAATGTTTTTTGAGGATGCAAAGCTTGCATCCGGACTTCTTGAGATTACTCTGACTTCCCGCGATGGCGGAGAAGGGAGAAAAATACCAATGTGCGGCATTCCATATCACGCTGCAGAAAACTATATAGCAAAATTAATAAAAAGCGGCCATAAAGTTGCTATCTGTGAACAAGTTGAAGACGCAAAAAAGGCAAAGGGGCTTGTTAAAAGAGAGATTGTAAAAACAATAACTCCAGGTACAGTTCTTTCAAGCTCTATGCTTGATGTAAAGAGCAATAATTATCTTGGAGCAGTAGTAATTTTAGATAAAAAATTTGCACTTTCGGTCTCGGATCTATCAACGGGTGAGTTTAAAGCAACAGAGTTTTCTGATTATGCAAAATTTTTAGACGAAGTCCGCCGTGTCAATCCAAAAGAAATTATCATCCAAAATTCCTTAATGGAAAATGAAAAGATTAAAAAAGATATTAGTATATCCTGTCCTGTTTTAACTCCTTATGATGACTGGCACTTTGATAGAGAAAGCGCAACTCAGATACTTACTTCTCATTTTAAGACACAGTCAATGGACGGGTTCGGATGCAGAGACTTTCCCTCTGCTGCATGCTGTGGAGGCGCGCTTCTTGAATACATAAAAGATATACAGCAGATTTCGCCGACACACATAAATGATTTCAAGATATATTCAACATCAGACTTTATGATACTGGACAGTGCTACTCAAAAAAATCTTGAACTTGTTGAAACTTTAAGTGCTCATGAGAAAAAAGGGACATTATTAGATACACTGGATGAAACTCTTACTCCAATGGGAGGCCGTCTCCTGCGGACCTGGGTTGTGCAACCTCTGAGAGACTCAGAAGAGATTAACAATAGGCTTGATGCTGTTAATGAGTTTATAAATTCTGCAGATGTTAATGATAAGGTAAGAGCTATCCTCAGACATATCTCAGATATAGAGAGAATAATCAGCCGTGTTAATTGCGGTCTGGCTAATGGGCGTGATCTGATAGGTCTCAGGGAGTCCTTGAAAAAGGTTCCTCATGTAAAGGAAATAATTAATAAATTCAAGGTACAGATGTTAAAGAATGTATGTGAGGACTTGCAGGACGTCTCAGAACTGGTTAGTTTACTTGATAAGGCTATTGTTGATGAACCTCCAATCAGTATTCGGGACGGCAATATTATCAAGCAAGGATTTGATGCTGATCTTGATGAAATAAGACAGGTCAGCAGGGGAGGGAAGGACTGGATCAAATCGCTTCAGGCAGAAGAGATCCAGAGAACAGGAATAAAATCTCTAAAGGTAAGATACAACAAAGTTTTTGGATACTATATTGAAATTACAAAGTCAAACCTGAACATGGTGCCTGATAATTACATCAGAAAACAGACTCTCTTGGGTTGTGAAAGGTTTATAACTCCGGAGCTGAAGGAGAAAGAAGCGCTTGTTCTTGGCGCAGAAGAGAGAATTAATGAAGCGGAATATAAGATTTTTACTAATGTGCGCAGTCAGGTTGCATGTGAAACTGTCAGGCTTCAAAAAATAGCGCGCGCTATTGGCATTCTGGATGCAGTAAATTCCTTTGCGTTAGTAGCAATACAAAATAATTACGTAAAACCTGAAATTACAGATTCTGATGTTATAGAGATTGTCGAGGGCAGGCATCCGGTTCTTGAGAGGCTGGATATCGGAAGTAAATTTGTTCCAAATGATACATATCTCGATAATTCCAGCCAGCAGATAATGATAATCACCGGACCAAACATGGCGGGCAAGTCAACTTATATTAGACAAGTTGCTCTTATTGTTCTCATGGGACAAATCGGCAGCTTTGTACCCGCAAAAAGCGCAAAGATTGGTACGGTTGACAGAATATTTACCAGAGTCGGTGCGTCTGATGAGCTGACAAAAGGACAGAGCACATTTATGATAGAAATGAATGAGGTAGCAAATATACTCAATAATGCCACTTCGCGTAGTTTAGTAATACTTGACGAAGTAGGAAGAGGTACAAGCACATTTGATGGTGTTAGCATTGCATGGGCAGTGGCGGAATATATACATAATAATCCAAAAGTCAATGCAAAGACTCTTTTTGCTACTCACTATCACGAGCTGACAGAACTTGTTCTCACATT
It encodes the following:
- a CDS encoding UDP-N-acetylmuramoyl-L-alanyl-D-glutamate--2,6-diaminopimelate ligase, yielding MKLQKLISDLESFTISGRKDIEINGIASDSNNVKSGFAFISIKGLKADGHNFINDAISRGAAALIVEKDVEVLEDITIIRVPDTKKILPTVADTFYNYPSNRMNIIGVTGTNGKTTTTYFIDQILRKAGHKTGIIGTINYQIGDRIIPAVNTTPGPIQLRALLNQMLEVNTEIAVMEVSSHAIAQRRIAGIEFDTCIFTNLTPEHLDYHETLGKYQDTKLQLFEQMGKNSKKNTAKKAIINIDDPVSRRFIDACGVEVVTYGLNTNASVYATDIKSTLNGSCFRLHVSLDKSIDVKINLAGKHNIYNALAATSAALTFGLSLNEIKSGLESLKSVPGRFEKITTDAGFYIIVDYAHTPDGMKQVLSTARDLTPNRIITVFGCGGDRDRLKRPQMGRISSELSDYTIITSDNPRTEDPMKIIEEIIQGIKGTGRSDFETIPDRKIAIKRAINLAKENDLVMILGKGHETYQVLKDTVVPFDDRQVAKEILGFV
- a CDS encoding UDP-N-acetylmuramoyl-tripeptide--D-alanyl-D-alanine ligase; its protein translation is MELLYVNEVIKATKGQLVKGDQSFLVKGISIDSRSIKKSDLFIAIKGDNFDGHDFIGNAIKSGASGVILSSLDSSLKTLSSAFIIKVSNTLKAIQNLAKYYRGKFDIPIIGITGSNGKTTVKDMTEGILSQKLRITGTIGNYNNQIGVPLMAFRLSKDTRAGIFEMGISSYKEMENLGDIIRPDIAVITNINIAHMQYFKTIRNLVNAKSKLLDFVTKEGTAILNADDKYFSFLKSSAKCRVISFGIKNKADIMAEDISLLPASTKFLLNGAVKITLPIPGIHNVYNALAAAGVFLQFSKDLNLVRDGLRNFKPPEMRMQMIKIKDLAIINDAYNANPASTRAALEVLRNINSNPNGTRYRKVFIFGNMFELGDRKVSEHKKIGKLVAESQIDTFITVGELAGLSAAAAKESGLNENKIFSFKNTEEVGEKLLSILQSNDTLLLKGSRAMRLENILKILKDS
- a CDS encoding ankyrin repeat domain-containing protein; the encoded protein is MSKEYTLKKYLSICWNYVWGFFRKIFRGQVVEKKPITHVLEPKIENPIDSVEESKSGKAAVKPETEKLVESTVSPNVIFPVESTLYIGNDHWKLLLSFLSTATKSIRIITGSIAYDALSLILSHVQNGVSIKIATGRMKDYEEISQRIGVKSIKSFKRLHAKLCVVDGKRMLIGSSNITKGSLGDDQGRYGSLEANIIVDDSSIVESGKHLFNIIWNRKSDIDLLKIDNGFISSAYGIPFKIKELIQRAKKEIVIIIPPLFGKSTSRYKSIPKYIKDLNPDVKIKIITSHRINEYYEDAFNEIKTFDNTKIILAENRIHAKIYIFDWQTAIISSVNLEYPQWVSSLESGIITANNEILEIVKRKAHELESNIASLEMVKNLEEDDESTHGESLEKMEFCFETEGKGIIPELIIDEGVDDEKVKGRLTSIAGKRSVQEPTKNTSDSKNGHMKLSKGKKTNLIQAATEGDTERVKVLLEKCYFDPKTQSFKGFDVNKKDKDSNTALIWAAREGHIETVKALLTHGSMLSYAKRKKRRKKNPTLINLDIRNKFDKTALIYASEKGYDEIVQLLKQAESVDQREWFYAKKENHSVSKKEKKGRTSLMGATRGNNIKTVKFLLDKDVDVNETDKSGWTALIYAAWEGHTQIAKVLIDRHADVNKRDETRKTALIWATIKGNLEIVEILINNGAHVNIRDIYGNTPLMKSSNMKITQLLKQAGAKE
- the mraY gene encoding phospho-N-acetylmuramoyl-pentapeptide-transferase, whose protein sequence is MFYHLFYSLSNVWSGFNVFKYITFRAGGAAATALLLSIFLGPWVIRKLQELNIGQYIRKGECPDLFTLHQKKQGTPTMGGVLILLVLLISTLLWADFTNRYIMLVLLITLCMGGVGFIDDYLKIHKKNAKGLKIGAKLLGQLIIAGFIGFYLYYNPVSSKFATKLGVPLFKNFFIDLGYFYIPFVMLVIVGASNAVNFTDGLDGLAIGCAMIVSITFIIVTYLCGHVGFSKYLNIINVVGSGELAVFCSALVGASLGFLWFNCYPAEIFMGDTGSLAIGGALGFVSVIVKQEILLVIAGGIFVMEAISVIIQIVSFRITGKRVFLIAPLHHHFEKMGWDEPKVTIRFWIVSIIFALISLATLKLR
- the mutS gene encoding DNA mismatch repair protein MutS, whose amino-acid sequence is MSELTPMLRQYLGIKKNNKNTILFFRLGDFYEMFFEDAKLASGLLEITLTSRDGGEGRKIPMCGIPYHAAENYIAKLIKSGHKVAICEQVEDAKKAKGLVKREIVKTITPGTVLSSSMLDVKSNNYLGAVVILDKKFALSVSDLSTGEFKATEFSDYAKFLDEVRRVNPKEIIIQNSLMENEKIKKDISISCPVLTPYDDWHFDRESATQILTSHFKTQSMDGFGCRDFPSAACCGGALLEYIKDIQQISPTHINDFKIYSTSDFMILDSATQKNLELVETLSAHEKKGTLLDTLDETLTPMGGRLLRTWVVQPLRDSEEINNRLDAVNEFINSADVNDKVRAILRHISDIERIISRVNCGLANGRDLIGLRESLKKVPHVKEIINKFKVQMLKNVCEDLQDVSELVSLLDKAIVDEPPISIRDGNIIKQGFDADLDEIRQVSRGGKDWIKSLQAEEIQRTGIKSLKVRYNKVFGYYIEITKSNLNMVPDNYIRKQTLLGCERFITPELKEKEALVLGAEERINEAEYKIFTNVRSQVACETVRLQKIARAIGILDAVNSFALVAIQNNYVKPEITDSDVIEIVEGRHPVLERLDIGSKFVPNDTYLDNSSQQIMIITGPNMAGKSTYIRQVALIVLMGQIGSFVPAKSAKIGTVDRIFTRVGASDELTKGQSTFMIEMNEVANILNNATSRSLVILDEVGRGTSTFDGVSIAWAVAEYIHNNPKVNAKTLFATHYHELTELVLTLERAKNYNVLVKEWNNEVIFLHKIVEGPTDKSYGIHVASLAGLPKEVIERAKDILVNLENETISEEGLPKFAKESPQLTFFATVNHPVVDEIKNLDTENMTPLQALKKLDELKKKVGEDK